In the genome of Microbacterium paraoxydans, the window GCCTCTCGCTCGACCAGGGCGGCCACCTCACGCACGGCATGAAGATCAACTTCTCCGGGCGCCTGTACGACATCGTGGCCTACGGGGTCGACGCCGAGACCTCGACGATCGACATGGACGAGGTCCGCCGCCTCGCGATCGAGCACAAGCCCAAGGTCATCATCGCCGGGTGGTCCGCCTACCCGCGCACGATGGACTTCGCTGCCTTCCGCGCCATCGCCGACGAGGTGGGCGCGATCCTCTGGGTCGACATGGCGCACTTCGCCGGCCTCGTCGCCGCCGGCCTGCACCCCAACCCGGTGCCGCACGCGCACGTCGTGTCCTCCACGGTGCACAAGACCATCGGCGGCCCCCGCTCGGGCTTCATCCTCACCAACGACGCCGACCTCGCCAAGAAGATCAACACCGCGGTCTTCCCCGGTCAGCAGGGCGGTCCGCTCATGCACGTGATCGCGGCGAAGGCGACCGCGTTCAAGCTCGCCGGCACGCCGGAGTTCAAGGAGCGCCAGGAGCGCGTGCTGCGCGGGGCGAAGCTCATCGCCGAGCGCCTGTCGCAGCAGGACGTGAAGGACGCCGGCATCGCCGTGCGCTCGGGCGGGACGGACGTGCACCTCGTGCTCGTCGACCTCCGCGACGCCGAGATCGACGGCAAGCAGGCGGAGGACCTCCTGCACGACATCCACATCACCGTGAACCGCAACGCCGTGCCGAACGACCCGCGTCCGCCGATGGTGACCTCGGGTCTCCGCATCGGCACGCCGGCGCTCGCGACCCGCGGCTTCGGCGACGCCGAGTTCACCGAGGTGGCCGACATCATCGCCCTCGCGCTGCTCCCGGGTGCCGACATCGAGGCGCTCCGCGCTCGCGTGGACGCGCTCGCCGCGGCCTTCCCGCTCTACCCGGACCTGCAGCAGTGACCGCGGTCGTCCTCGACGGCAAGGCGGCGGCGGCCGAGATCCGTGCCGAGCTGACGGAGCGGGTCGCCGCGCTGAAGGAGAAGGGCGTCACCCCCGGCATCGCCACGGTGCTGGTGGGAGCCGACCCCGCCTCGCAGCTCTACGTGGGCATGAAGCACCGGCAGTCGGAGGCGATCGGGATGAACTCGATCCAGCGCGAGCTGCCGGCTGATGCCACCCAGGCCGACGTCGAGGCGCTGATCGACGAGCTCAACGCCGATCCCGCCTGCCACGGGTACATCGTGCAGCTGCCGCTGCCGAAGCACCTCGACACCGACGCGATCCTGGAGCGGATCGATCCGGCGAAGGACGCGGACGGGCTGCACCCGACCAACCTCGGGCGCCTCGTCCTCAACGTCAACGCGCCGATCCACACGCCGCTGCCGTGCACCCCGCGCGGTGTCATCGAGCTGCTGCTGCGCAACGACTACGACCTCAAGGGCAAGCACGTCGTGGTCGTCGGTCGCGGTGTCACGATCGGGCGCTCGATCGGGCTGCTGCTGACCCGTCGCGACCTCAACGCCACGGTCACGCTGACGCACACCGGCACGGTCGACATGCCGCGCTACCTGCGAGAGGCCGATGTGATCGTCGCGGCCGCGGGGGTCAAGCACCTCATCCGCGCCGAGGACGTCAAGCCCGGAGCCGCGGTGCTGGATGTGGGCGTCACCCGCGAGACCGATCCGGAGACCGGCAAGAACCTCGTGTTCGGTGACGTCGCTCCCGAGGTCGCCGAGGTCGCCGGGTACCTGTCGCCGAATCCGGGAGGGGTGGGGCCGATGACGGTCGCCCTGCTCATGACCAACGTCGTCGAGGCGGCCGAGCGGACGGTGTGACCTCCGCACCGCGTCGCAGAATCGCACGAACGCGGCAGGGATCCCCGGGATCCCTGCGGCGTTCGTGCGATTCTGCGGACTCAGACCTGGCCGTGCAGCGAGCTCTCCACGCCGCTGATCCGGGCCTGCTCGTCGAAGCGGATCGTCGCGGTGCCCGAGGCGTCGGTCACCGTGGCGCCGGAGAAGGACTCATCCGTCCAGGCGAGGGTCCACCCGGCGAGACGAGCGAGGTCCCAGACCGCCGTGCGGGCGTCGGGAAGGGGCGTCTGCGCGAGGGTGCGGGGGAGGGCCACCACCGTGTCGGCGACCGTGAGCGGGGCGAGCGGGGCGTCGAGCAGGAACACCGCGCGGGTGCCGCCGTCGACGGGGGCCGAGTAGTACGGGGAGCGTCCGGTGAGCTCCACCGCCACGCCGCCGATCGTGTGCGCCGCGCGGGCGATCCACTCCGCGTCGCCCGGGGCATCGGCCGGGAACGGGACCTCCGGGGCGGTGAGGTCGGCGATCCCGTGCTGCTCGCCGTACGCGCGGAGCTGCGCCGCGACGCCCTGGGGGTCGCCCTGGGGGTGCGCCCACGCCCACAGCAGCGAGCGCGGGCCGGGGGCGATCGTGGCGATGAGGTGCGCGCGGGTCACGAGCTGCCGGGTCGGGTCGTCGTTCGCGGTGAAGGTCAGGGTCCCCGCCGCGAGGTCGGCGTCCCACCGGTGCTCGCCGAGCGCATCGGCGGCCGCGGAGAGGGCGTCCTGGCGGAGCGCGGTGAAGAGGGCGGCACGGTCGGCGAGGGGCTGCAGCGGGGGGAAGGTCATGCCCACAGTCTCGCCGGGATTGCTATGAATCCGCCACTCCCGCGCGCTCCGGGACGGCCGCCGCGGGCCGCCCCATCCGCCACACCGAGGGGACGAGCAGGGTGATCAGGGCGATCGCCGCATAGAGGACCGCGGAGGTGGTGAGCACGGTGGCCGGCTCCGCGTGCGTGACGAGCCAGCCGTACACGAGCGTGCCGATGGGCATCACGACGAAGCTGCCGAGCATGTCGTAGCTCGCGACCCGCGAGAGCTTCTCCCCGGGGATGTTCTCCATCATCGCGAGGTTCCAGCCGGTCGCGAAGACCTCGGCCCCGGCCCCGGCGACGAACGCGGCCATCGCGAGCAGGACCACGGCCGGGTGCACGCCGAGGAGGGTGAGCGGCAGGGCGAACGCCGCCATCCCGATCATCCCGTAGCGCAGAGGCCGGCGGAGCGGGAACCACATCAGCAGCAGGGTCATCACGAGGACCCCTGCACCCTCTGCGCTCACGACCCACCCCCAGCCGGAGATGCCGAGGCGATCGTCGTTCTTCGCGATGTACGGGCCGACGACGCCCCAGGCGCCGACGTGGATCGCGTTCATGATCATGAAGGCGAGCACGATGGTCCACAGCCAGGAGCGGCTCCAGAACTCGTGCCATCCCACCCGGAGGTCGTGGAACATCGTGGTGCCGCCGGAGGCCGCGGGGGGCGGGAGCTTCACGAGCGCGAGGACCGGGATCGCGAGCAGCCAGCCCGCCGCCTGCACGACCATGGCCCACGCGGGTCCCGCGGTGGCCACCAGGACCCCGGCGATGACCGGGCCGCCGATCGTGACGGCCGAGCGGACGAACGACAGCATCGCGTTCGCCTGCTGGAGGTGCGCGGGGGTGGTCAGCTGCGGGATGATGCCCTGCATCGCGGGGAGCACGAACGCGGACGAGGCGCCGTTGATCGCGGAGAGCACGGCGAGGAGCGGGACCGTGGCCGTGCCGGTGAACAGGAGAGCGGCCATGGCTCCGACCGACAGGATGTCCACGACGTAGCACGACTGGATGATGATGGCGCGGGGGAGGCGATCGGCGACGACGCCCCCGAACAGGACGAACACGATGTTGCTGATCGTGAAGGCCGCGAGCACGATCGAGAGCGACCGGGCGTCGTTGTCGATCTCGAGCACCGCGAAGGCCAGGGCGATGGCCGACATCGAGCCCGTGACGAGCGTCAGGGCGCGCGCGAGGAAGAACCACCGGAAGTTGCGGTCCTGCATCGCCGCCAGTCTGTGCACCGGCTCATCCTTCCCGCCCGCTTCGAATCGCGCAAATGGCCCCATTCCGGCCGCGGATGGAGCCAGGTGCGCGACTCGAAGTCAGTAGCTGGGGCGGCCGGAGGCGTCGGAGCGGGGGACGAAGCGGGCGGCGAGGGCCTCGGAGGCGCGGGCGAGGAGAGCGACGTCGGCGCCCACGGCCACGAAGTCCGCACCCGCCGCGAGATACGCGTCGGCGGCGGAGGGGTCGAAGGCGTTCACGCCCACGGGCTTCCCGGCGGCGTGGACCGCGGCGAACACCGACTCCACGGCGGCGACCACGTCCGGATGCGTCTGCTGTCCGAGCAGGCCCATCGACGCGGACAGGTCGGAGGGCCCGACGAACACCGCGTCCACCCCGTCGACCGCGGCGATGTCGGCGGCGGCCTCGACCCCCGCGGCCGTCTCGATCTGCACCGTCAGCGACACGTGCTGCGCGGATTCCTGCAGGTAGCGGTCGACGCGGTTCCAGCGGGCGCTGCGGGCGAGGGCGCTGCCGACCCCGCGGACGCCCTCGGGGGGATAGCGGGTCGCGGCCACGGCGGCCCTGGCCTCGTCGGCGGACGACACCATCGGCACGATGAGGTTCTGCGCGCCGAGGTCGAGGACCTGCTTGATCGCGACCGCATCGTTGAAGGGCACCCGGACGAGCGGGGCGACAGGATAGGCCGCGACCGCCTGGAGCTGGGTCAGCACGGACTCGAGCGTGTTCGCCGAGTGCTCCATGTCGATGAGCAGCCAGTCCAGTCCGGAGCCCGCGGCGACCTCGGCGAGCAGCGGGCTGCCGGAGCACACCCACATCCCCACGAAGGGACGATCGGACGCGGCGAGCTGCGCGCGGAAGGACGGATCTAGACGAAGCGGCATGTGATGGTCCCCATCGGTCCGTAGTCGCACAGCACCTCGTCGCCGCGCGACACCCACATCGGGCGTGTGAACGATCCTGCCAGGATGATCTCGCCCGCCTCCAGACGCGCGCCGTGCTGATGGAACTTGTTCGCGAGCCACGCCACTCCGGTGGCCGGATGCCCGAGCACCCCGGCGGCGACGCCGGTCTCCTCGATCTCCCCGTTGCGGGACAGCACGCCGGGCACCCAGCGCAGGTCGATCTCGTCCGGGCGCTTGCGCACCGTCCCCAGCACCATCGCCCCGTAGGCGGCGTTGTCGCTGATGGTGTCGACGATCGTGCGGCCCTCGAGCTCGATGTGCGAGTTCAGCACCTCGAGGGCCGGCACGGCGTAGTCGATCGCGGCGAGGGCGTCCTCCAGCGTGCAGTCGGGGCCCTCCAGTGGTTCCTTGAGCACGAACGCGAGCTCGACCTCGATGCGGACATTGGAGAAGTGATCCGTGGGGATCTCCGCGCCCGACTCGTACACGGTGTCGTCGAACATGACGCCGTAGTCGGGCTCGGTGATCCCCGTCGCCTGCTGCATGGCCTTCGAGGTCAGGCCGATCTTGCGCCCGACCAGCCGGCGGCCGGCCGCGACCTGCGAATCCCGCCACACGCCCTGGATGGCGTAGGAGTCCTCCACGGTCGCCTCGGGGTACCGCGCGGTGATGCGCGGGATGACCCCGTGCGTGCGGTCGGCCTCCGCGAGCTCCGCGGCGATCTGCGCGATCGTCTCCTCAGACAGCATGAGCTTCTCCTAGAGCTGGTGGCCGAGCTTGTACTCGCCCTGCTTGTACTCCGGCATCGACTTTTCGCCCTCGTCCGCGCGGGTGTAGGAGAAACCGTCGGCGCCGATCGTCACGGCCATCTCGCTGGAGTCCGTGCGGGCGACGACGGGCTGCGGGTTGCCGTCGAGGTCGAGCACGAGCGAGGCGTCGGTGTACCAGGAGGGCACCACCGGGGTGCCCCACCAGTCGCGGCGCTGGTTGTCGTGCACGTCCCAGGTGACGACCGGGTTGTCCGGGTCGCCCGTGTAGTAGTCCTGCGTGTAGATCTCGACGCGGTGGCCGTCCGGGTCGCGCAGGTAGAGGTAGAACGCGTTGGAGACGCCGTGCCGGCCGGGGCCGCGCTCGATGGCGTCGGAGCGGCGCAGCGCCCCGAGCTTGTCGCAGATCGCGAGGATGTTGTGCTTCTCGTGCGTCGCGAAGGCGACGTGGTGCATGCGCGGACCGTCGCCGCCCGTCGCCGCGGTGTCGTGCACGGTGGGCTTGCGGCGCATCCACGCGGCGTACACGGTGCCCTCGTCGTCCTGGATGTCCTCCGTCACGCGGAAGCCGAGGTCCTGGTAGTGGCGCACCGCGCGCGGCACGTCGGGGGTGACCTGGTTGAAGTGGTCGAGGCGCACGAGCTCGCCGGGGGTGTGCAGGTCGTACCGCCAGGACAGGCGCTCCACGTGCTCGGTGGCGTAGAAGAACTCGTACGGGAAGCCGAGCGGGTCGACGACGCGCACGGAGTCGCCGATGCCCTTCACGAAACCGTTCTCCTGACGACGGACGTCGCAGCCGAGCTCCGTGTAGAACTCCACGGCGCGGTCGAGGTCCTCCGCGGCGCGCACCCGGTACGAGAACGCGGCGACCGCGGCGATGGGCCCCTGACGCAGGACGAGGTTGTGGTGGATGAACTCCTCGGTCGAGCGCAGGTAGATCGCCTCGTCGTCCTCCTCGGTCACGTACAGGCCCAGGATGTCGACGTAGAACTGCCGCGAGGCGGCCAGGTCGGTCACGACGAGCTCCATGTACGCGCAGCGCAGGATGTCCGGCGGCGTGCTCTTCGGCGTCGCGACGGGGTTGTCGCTCTGGATCGGGGCCTCCTGGCTCACGTAGTAGCCGGAGGAGGTGAGGGTCTTGGCGGTCTTGTCGGTCATGTCAGCGTCCTTGCTTGTGTCCGGCGGGCGTCAGTTCTTGCCGAACGTCGGGTTGTGCGGGGTCGAGGCGAGCGTGATGTGCACGCTCTGCTGGTCGGTGTAGAAGTCGATGGAGCGGTAGCCGCCCTCGTGGCCCAGGCCCGACGCCTTCACGCCGCCGAACGGCGTGCGGAGGTCACGGACGTTGTTGCTGTTCAGCCACACCATGCCGGCCTCGACGGACTGCGCGAACGTGTGGGCGCGCTTGAGGTCGTTCGTCCAGATGTAAGCGGCGAGGCCGTACTTCGTGTTGTTCGCGAGCGCCAGTGCCTCCTCGTCGGAGTCGAACGGGGTGATGGCGACGACCGGGCCGAAGATCTCCTCCTGGAAGATGCGGGCGTCGGGGGCGACGTCGGCGAACACCGTCGGGGCGACGAAGTTCCCCTCCTCGAAGCCCTCGGGACGACCGCCACCGGCGACCAGGCGGCCCTCGGTCTTGCCGATCTCGACGTAGGACATCACCTTGTCGTAGTGCTCGGGGTGCACGAGCGCGCCGACCTCGGTCTCGGGGTCGTGCGGGTAGCCGACCTTGACGCGCTGCGCCTGCGCGGCATAGCGCTCCACGAACTCGTCGTAGATCGAGCGCTCCACGATGATGCGGGACCCGGCGGTGCAGCGCTCGCCGTTGAGGGAGAAGACGCCGAAGATGGTGGCGTCGACGGCGGCCTCCAGGTCGGCGTCTGCGAAGACCACGGCGGGCGACTTGCCGCCGAGCTCCATCGACAGGCCCTTGAGGAACGGCGCGGCGTTGCCGAAGATGATCTGCCCCGTGCGGCTCTCGCCGGTGAAGGAGATGAGCGGCACGTCAGGGTGCTTCACCAGCGCGTCGCCGGCGTCTTCGCCGAGGCCGTTGACGAGGTTGAAGACGCCCTGCGGGAGCCCCGCCTCCTCGAAGATGCCCGCCCACAGCGAGGCGGAGAGGGGCGTGAACTCGGCCGGCTTGAGGACGACCGTGTTGCCGGTCGCGAGCGCGGGGCCGAGCTTCCAGGACTCGAGCATGAACGGCGTGTTCCACGGGGTGATGAGCCCGGCGACGCCGATCGGCTTGCGGTTGACGTAGTTCATCTGCTTGCCCGGCACCTTGAAGGCGTCGTCGGCCTGGGCGACGATCAGGTCGGCGAAGAAGCGGAAGTTCTCGGCGGCGCGGCGGGCCTGACCGAGGGCCTGGGTGATCGGCAGGCCGGAGTCGTACGACTCCAGCTCCGCGAGCCGGGCGTCGCGCGACTCCACGATGTCGGCGATCCTGTGCAGCACGCGCGAGCGCTCGCGGGGGAGCATGCGCGGCCAG includes:
- a CDS encoding HpcH/HpaI aldolase family protein; its protein translation is MPLRLDPSFRAQLAASDRPFVGMWVCSGSPLLAEVAAGSGLDWLLIDMEHSANTLESVLTQLQAVAAYPVAPLVRVPFNDAVAIKQVLDLGAQNLIVPMVSSADEARAAVAATRYPPEGVRGVGSALARSARWNRVDRYLQESAQHVSLTVQIETAAGVEAAADIAAVDGVDAVFVGPSDLSASMGLLGQQTHPDVVAAVESVFAAVHAAGKPVGVNAFDPSAADAYLAAGADFVAVGADVALLARASEALAARFVPRSDASGRPSY
- a CDS encoding MFS transporter; the encoded protein is MHRLAAMQDRNFRWFFLARALTLVTGSMSAIALAFAVLEIDNDARSLSIVLAAFTISNIVFVLFGGVVADRLPRAIIIQSCYVVDILSVGAMAALLFTGTATVPLLAVLSAINGASSAFVLPAMQGIIPQLTTPAHLQQANAMLSFVRSAVTIGGPVIAGVLVATAGPAWAMVVQAAGWLLAIPVLALVKLPPPAASGGTTMFHDLRVGWHEFWSRSWLWTIVLAFMIMNAIHVGAWGVVGPYIAKNDDRLGISGWGWVVSAEGAGVLVMTLLLMWFPLRRPLRYGMIGMAAFALPLTLLGVHPAVVLLAMAAFVAGAGAEVFATGWNLAMMENIPGEKLSRVASYDMLGSFVVMPIGTLVYGWLVTHAEPATVLTTSAVLYAAIALITLLVPSVWRMGRPAAAVPERAGVADS
- a CDS encoding DUF6882 domain-containing protein — encoded protein: MTFPPLQPLADRAALFTALRQDALSAAADALGEHRWDADLAAGTLTFTANDDPTRQLVTRAHLIATIAPGPRSLLWAWAHPQGDPQGVAAQLRAYGEQHGIADLTAPEVPFPADAPGDAEWIARAAHTIGGVAVELTGRSPYYSAPVDGGTRAVFLLDAPLAPLTVADTVVALPRTLAQTPLPDARTAVWDLARLAGWTLAWTDESFSGATVTDASGTATIRFDEQARISGVESSLHGQV
- the hpaE gene encoding 5-carboxymethyl-2-hydroxymuconate semialdehyde dehydrogenase, coding for MTDSRIPADLPDHIQHYIDGAFVDSIDGDTFDVLDPVTNQTYTTAAAGKKADIERAVAAAKRAFDEGPWPRMLPRERSRVLHRIADIVESRDARLAELESYDSGLPITQALGQARRAAENFRFFADLIVAQADDAFKVPGKQMNYVNRKPIGVAGLITPWNTPFMLESWKLGPALATGNTVVLKPAEFTPLSASLWAGIFEEAGLPQGVFNLVNGLGEDAGDALVKHPDVPLISFTGESRTGQIIFGNAAPFLKGLSMELGGKSPAVVFADADLEAAVDATIFGVFSLNGERCTAGSRIIVERSIYDEFVERYAAQAQRVKVGYPHDPETEVGALVHPEHYDKVMSYVEIGKTEGRLVAGGGRPEGFEEGNFVAPTVFADVAPDARIFQEEIFGPVVAITPFDSDEEALALANNTKYGLAAYIWTNDLKRAHTFAQSVEAGMVWLNSNNVRDLRTPFGGVKASGLGHEGGYRSIDFYTDQQSVHITLASTPHNPTFGKN
- a CDS encoding fumarylacetoacetate hydrolase family protein — protein: MLSEETIAQIAAELAEADRTHGVIPRITARYPEATVEDSYAIQGVWRDSQVAAGRRLVGRKIGLTSKAMQQATGITEPDYGVMFDDTVYESGAEIPTDHFSNVRIEVELAFVLKEPLEGPDCTLEDALAAIDYAVPALEVLNSHIELEGRTIVDTISDNAAYGAMVLGTVRKRPDEIDLRWVPGVLSRNGEIEETGVAAGVLGHPATGVAWLANKFHQHGARLEAGEIILAGSFTRPMWVSRGDEVLCDYGPMGTITCRFV
- the glyA gene encoding serine hydroxymethyltransferase: MTDRYFNAPLSEVDPEIAEVLDRELKRQQTFLEMIASENFVPVSVLQSQGSVLTNKYAEGYPGRRYYGGCEEVDVAEELAISRAKSLFGAEFANVQPHSGASANAAVLHAIARPGDTLLGLSLDQGGHLTHGMKINFSGRLYDIVAYGVDAETSTIDMDEVRRLAIEHKPKVIIAGWSAYPRTMDFAAFRAIADEVGAILWVDMAHFAGLVAAGLHPNPVPHAHVVSSTVHKTIGGPRSGFILTNDADLAKKINTAVFPGQQGGPLMHVIAAKATAFKLAGTPEFKERQERVLRGAKLIAERLSQQDVKDAGIAVRSGGTDVHLVLVDLRDAEIDGKQAEDLLHDIHITVNRNAVPNDPRPPMVTSGLRIGTPALATRGFGDAEFTEVADIIALALLPGADIEALRARVDALAAAFPLYPDLQQ
- a CDS encoding bifunctional methylenetetrahydrofolate dehydrogenase/methenyltetrahydrofolate cyclohydrolase, with amino-acid sequence MTAVVLDGKAAAAEIRAELTERVAALKEKGVTPGIATVLVGADPASQLYVGMKHRQSEAIGMNSIQRELPADATQADVEALIDELNADPACHGYIVQLPLPKHLDTDAILERIDPAKDADGLHPTNLGRLVLNVNAPIHTPLPCTPRGVIELLLRNDYDLKGKHVVVVGRGVTIGRSIGLLLTRRDLNATVTLTHTGTVDMPRYLREADVIVAAAGVKHLIRAEDVKPGAAVLDVGVTRETDPETGKNLVFGDVAPEVAEVAGYLSPNPGGVGPMTVALLMTNVVEAAERTV
- the hpaD gene encoding 3,4-dihydroxyphenylacetate 2,3-dioxygenase encodes the protein MTDKTAKTLTSSGYYVSQEAPIQSDNPVATPKSTPPDILRCAYMELVVTDLAASRQFYVDILGLYVTEEDDEAIYLRSTEEFIHHNLVLRQGPIAAVAAFSYRVRAAEDLDRAVEFYTELGCDVRRQENGFVKGIGDSVRVVDPLGFPYEFFYATEHVERLSWRYDLHTPGELVRLDHFNQVTPDVPRAVRHYQDLGFRVTEDIQDDEGTVYAAWMRRKPTVHDTAATGGDGPRMHHVAFATHEKHNILAICDKLGALRRSDAIERGPGRHGVSNAFYLYLRDPDGHRVEIYTQDYYTGDPDNPVVTWDVHDNQRRDWWGTPVVPSWYTDASLVLDLDGNPQPVVARTDSSEMAVTIGADGFSYTRADEGEKSMPEYKQGEYKLGHQL